The following coding sequences lie in one Lolium perenne isolate Kyuss_39 chromosome 2, Kyuss_2.0, whole genome shotgun sequence genomic window:
- the LOC127332740 gene encoding ribosome biogenesis protein WDR12 homolog, whose translation MDADESRQVRVRFVTKLPPPLRAPTTAIAVPAELSRMGLSEIVNSLILSAEPDHQAQPFDFIVDGELVRMPLHQFLLAKGISAERVLELEYVKAVAPKKQEQPLPHDDWVSAVDGSNSRFLLTGCYDGLARIWKDGAVCTQVLEGHSGAVTSASFINKGVETDGSLHVVTGSKDRSLRLFKFDTSVTTDSPKQIGAYKIFPGHSSSVQSIAVDPSRNMICSGSWDTKIKLWAVEGSEEDGDSVTVKKRRTNSDASGPEESQLEGSASSTFEGHSQCVSSVAWPEQQTIYSASWDHSVRQWDAQTGKETWNMFCGKALNCLDCGGEGSSLIAAGGSDTVLRVWDPRKPGTLAPVFQFSSHSSWISACKWHPSSWYHLLSSSFDGKVMLWDLRTAWPLASVDSHTEKVLCADWWKGDSVISGGADSKLCISSGVEIA comes from the exons ATGGACGCCGACGAGTCCCGCCAGGTGCGCGTGCGCTTCGTGACCAAGCTCCCGCCTCCGCTCCGGGCGCCGACCACCGCCATCGCCGTCCCCGCCGAGCTCTCCCGCATGGGCCTCTCGGAGATCGTCAACAGCCTCATCCTCTCCG CCGAGCCGGACCACCAGGCGCAGCCCTTCGACTTCATCGTGGATGGCGAGCTCGTGCGGATGCCGCTCCACCAGTTCCTGCTCGCCAAGGGCATCTCCGCG GAACGGGTGCTTGAGCTCGAGTATGTAAAGGCAGTGGCGCCGAAGAAACAGGAGCAGCCCTTGCCACATGATGACTGGGTTAGTGCGGTTGATGGGTCGAACTCAAG GTTCTTATTAACAGGTTGCTATGATGGTCTTGCAAG AATATGGAAAGATGGAGCTGTATGTACTCAAGTTTTGGAGGGACACAGTGGTGCAGTTACTTCTGCCAGCTTCATCAATAAAG GAGTTGAAACTGATGGCAGTTTGCATGTCGTGACTGGATCAAAGGATAGGTCGTTGCGCCTGTTCAAG TTTGATACTTCAGTCACCACTGACTCCccgaagcaaattggagcttacaAAATTTTCCCTGGTCATTCATCATCTGTGCAAAGTATTGCTGTCGACCCTTCCAGAAATATG ATATGTTCTGGTTCCTGGGATACCAAGATTAAGCTATGGGCAGTCGAAGGATCTGAAGAAGATGGTGATTCTGTTACAGTGAAAAAGAGAAGGACGAACTCTGATGCATCTGGACCCGAAGAGTCTCAGTTAGAG GGTTCAGCATCTTCAACATTTGAGGGACATTCACAATGTGTTTCTTCTGTTGCTTGGCCTGAGCAGCAAACAATATATTCGGCATCTTGGGATCATTCTGTTCGGCAGTGGGATGCTCAAACAGGGAAAGAAACATGGAATATG tTTTGTGGGAAGGCCCTGAATTGTTTGGATTGTGGTGGTGAGGGCTCTTCACTAATCGCTGCTGGTGGTTCTGACACTGTATTGAGGGTATGGGATCCTCGCAAACCTG GGACACTGGCTCCTGTTTTTCAGTTCTCTTCGCACTCAAGCTGGATCTCTGCCTGCAAATGGCATCCAAGTTCCTGGTATCATTTGTTATCATCTTCATTTGATGGGAAAGTGATGTTGTGGGATCTAAGGACAGCA TGGCCTTTGGCTTCTGTCGACTCACACACCGAAAAG GTTTTATGTGCCGATTGGTGGAAAGGGGACAGTGTAATAAGTGGTGGAGCTGATTCCAAGCTGTGTATCTCATCAGGGGTTGAAATAGCGTGA